One region of Ornithinibacter aureus genomic DNA includes:
- a CDS encoding methyltransferase domain-containing protein: MAERTVREDLRDEVRSHYARVASQLVTAEEAVPATGGATCCGPTPGQAAGSGTCCGAEAAPGPTFGASLYSSAELVDLPVAAVGASLGCGNPILLAELREGERVLDLGSGGGIDVLLAARRVGDDGFVYGVDMTDEMLRLAWENAGTAGVENVEFRKGFIEDLPLPDGEVDVVISNCVLNLSTDAPRDVGDAPGAAAGRAHRPLRRRRRGPAQRRRACRTGLLRRLHRRGDVASGVPRRPGRSGLRGGGGDVHARGGGRHPRGDHPRRQAPGARAVEVMSPGSASDITSARW; encoded by the coding sequence ATGGCCGAACGAACAGTGCGCGAAGACCTCCGCGACGAGGTCCGCTCCCACTACGCACGGGTTGCCTCCCAGCTCGTTACTGCCGAGGAGGCGGTCCCCGCAACGGGTGGGGCGACGTGCTGCGGGCCGACCCCGGGCCAGGCTGCCGGCTCGGGCACCTGCTGTGGGGCCGAGGCCGCCCCGGGGCCGACCTTCGGCGCCTCGCTGTACTCCTCGGCAGAGCTGGTCGACCTGCCGGTGGCCGCGGTGGGGGCCAGCCTCGGGTGCGGAAACCCGATCCTGCTGGCCGAGCTGCGCGAGGGGGAGCGGGTCCTCGACCTGGGCAGCGGCGGCGGGATCGACGTGCTGCTCGCGGCGCGGCGGGTCGGCGATGACGGTTTCGTCTACGGCGTCGACATGACCGACGAGATGCTGCGCCTGGCCTGGGAGAACGCGGGCACGGCGGGTGTCGAGAACGTCGAGTTCAGGAAGGGCTTCATCGAGGACCTGCCCCTGCCCGACGGCGAGGTCGACGTCGTCATCTCCAACTGCGTGCTCAACCTGTCGACCGATGCGCCCCGTGATGTCGGAGATGCACCGGGTGCTGCGGCCGGGAGGGCGCATCGGCCTCTCCGACGTCGTCGCCGAGGACCGGCTCAGCGCCGCCGAGCGTGCCGAACGGGGCTCCTTCGCCGGCTGCATCGCCGGGGCGATGTCGCGTCGGGAGTACCTCGACGGCCTGGCCGCAGCGGGCTTCGTGGAGGCGGAGGTGACGTTCACGCACGAGGTGGCGGACGGCATCCACGGGGCGATCAT